A genomic stretch from Verrucomicrobiota bacterium includes:
- a CDS encoding IS630 family transposase — protein KKPLKKNESLKERVENDLADIKTKPKLVRSFFKAKIVFYAKD, from the coding sequence GAAGAAACCCCTCAAAAAAAACGAATCTCTCAAAGAGCGAGTCGAAAACGACTTGGCTGATATTAAAACAAAACCAAAGCTCGTCCGATCATTCTTTAAGGCTAAAATTGTATTTTATGCTAAGGACTAG